The sequence tacaaaattcttcacatagtaaaaaatgtctgcagattctgctTGGCCCTATaaggaatggaaaaaaaaaagctgctgttGTGCTTTGTATACTGTTAAAAAGATTTtagatttaatattattttgcatGACGTTAATAGTCAAGATGAGAATAATAATTGATATAGTTAGATTTTCGGGAagaaaaaactgcatttaattaaagTGACTTCCAGATTAGTAAGAAACAAATTAAATAGAGCTGAAAAAATAGAATAACCTTAACAAAATGaaacataacaattaaaaaaattactaattcCCTGATATTCCCTGACTtggacaacaaaaaacaaaacaaaaaattcccAGGAATAGACTTTTTTAAATACCAAGATAGGAAACCCGTTCATCAGTGACTTGAAAACGCTTGAAATCTTTTGAGCTCCTGGATTTTTTCCTTCACCCAGCTCTCCTTCCAGTGGCTGCATCTCGGGCCCTCAGTTGTGAAGAAACTGTTAGCCAAGAAAGTTAAAGAGATTTAGTAACAACAATTGAGTCATAAAGATAAAAAACAGATGTTCTTCATAACATAAAAATGCTTACATGATTGCTTTGAGGCAAGGAGGATTTCTGATCTGTAATTTGAATCCGGTTATAGGCAATGTGATTTCCTTGGTGGAGACACTTGTGCAGCATTGAACAAACCTGTTTTGTCCATCTAATGGATAGAGGAAATTGAGTAGATGTGTCAGAGAGCACACAGATGAATCTTGAAGTAAAATATTGCAGATACTCACTCGTCTCCGTGATCATCACTGACAAAATGACAGCAATGGCAGCAAGTCTCATCATCATCTTCTGGTTGTGCGGCATTTTGTGTTTATTGATTCACTCAATGCAAAGATGTAGAGATGCTCACTGACATCTCAATCACATCAGCTCTGTTTATGTGTCATCAGGAAAAGGAACCAAAGGTCAGACTCTCCACAGGAATTGCACACGTCTTCATGATTGTTTCTGGAGAAACACCCTCCCTCCGATATGCTTACTCTGTGATTTTATTCCGGATATTTGATGGTGCAATCACTTGCTCAACTGATGGATGAAAAGAAAAATGCAGTGATGCAGTGATTTTTCGGAGAAAGTTTGGGGATGTACTTTGGTCATGTGAAAAGCCTGACTTCATTGAGGACAATGAACCATGGATATTGCAAGTTGTTTGGTCACCAAATGACATCAAATAAGGTGTGGGAACATCAATGAGGAAAAGAAAAGTTATGTATCTTTCTAGCAGTGACTGTTAGTAATTTAATGGTCAAAACTTGATTTTATTGTCATTCAAGgtcttaaaaacaaatatttccaCTGCATTGCAGCTTCTTAAAGCTGTTAGAATGAACTGTAAATTTCGAAATTGCACTACAAAGCTTTAGATGACAAtaagcaaatgtaaaaaaataaaaacattatgaataaataaataaaataaataaataaactgaatataaTTAATTGCTGATGATTACCTCAACAACCATGCATTTAAATCTGGTGCTTTTTATCACTGGGTATGATTGCACTTCATTAAAtgctaattatattatttatttaacataaatattgcaaaatagaAATCTTTGTATGTCTTTGAATAATTACGTTTTGCATTGGTTTGTTAGGATGTGGCAATATTTGGTTGAGATAAATTGACTTTAAAGCTTCCCAAATTAAGTTAGAAAAGCACATTGCTATTAGAgaagtaaatatatcaaaaatattCAAGGAATATTCTAATAATTGTTGGCATAAagaagaaaactttttttttttttcatccacacaatgtattattatatacagtCTAATATAAGACACAAATCACAAATGAACATTACTAATAGAAAGTAATGGGGAAAAAAGTCAAATACAGACAAACCCAACCGTTATGTTAAAGTTGGTAAAAAAACGTACTTGAAAAATGTGACCTATTGATTGAGGTTGTCTTTATTTACCCAAATGTCCAGTctgaaaataattttcaaaatttCCAGATAAATACCAATAAGGGTCTATTGTCAAACATCTCAGAAAAGAGTCGAATGTGTTTAACCACCTTAGCTGCTTTACAAAatcaaaattaaagaaaaaaggaTGACTATTTAAATGTAATGCATCAAGAAAACTGTTTCAAGTCACTTAATGAGAATAACTAATATTAGAGAGTACTGCCACCTAGAGGAAAAACAACACATGTGAAgaattctattcaattcatgtttatttatatagcacttttcacaatgtagactgtgtcaaagcagcttaacatagttctagtaaagtccagatgttagagttgaagtttagtttagttcagtgtggtttaagtttcactgctgaaagtccaaa is a genomic window of Danio aesculapii chromosome 2, fDanAes4.1, whole genome shotgun sequence containing:
- the ccl34a.3 gene encoding chemokine (C-C motif) ligand 34a, duplicate 3, whose translation is MPHNQKMMMRLAAIAVILSVMITETNGQNRFVQCCTSVSTKEITLPITGFKLQIRNPPCLKAIIFFTTEGPRCSHWKESWVKEKIQELKRFQAWDEKMNSTDSTPLSTTTI